The segment TGCATTGGAGAACATGCAAGCTGAGACAGAGCTCGCTTTTGCAACTGAATTGCCGAAGCCCAAGGACTGGATGTCAGTGACATTATATCCCATCATATTAAGAATGGTGGCAAAGGTCAGTGGACGAGTGATGGTAGGCGAGCCGCTATGCAGGAATGAAAAATGGATTCAAATATCGACTACATATACTCGTGACACCTTCTTGGGGGGTCGAGCGGTCTGGGCACGACACCCACTTTTTAGACCAATATATGCTCTTTATTCGCCAGAATTAAAGAAAGTTCGCCAACACTATACCGATGCGGCAGAATTCCTGCGGccaatcttcaatcaaagATTCAAGGAGATGGAGCGggatgattttgagaaacCACAAGATATGATTCAATGGATGATCGATAACTCGGGAAACAATGCTAAAGATGCGACCTTCCAAGGTCGATGCCAACTCGTGAGTTGATCGTTacaaaactttgaaaatgACGTACTGACCGCACTCCAGTTGATATGTGGGTATTCTCTACAACTTTCCCGCAATTTATGATGCAAGACTCACCATTTTGGAACAGCATTTGCAGCCTTGCATACTACGTCTGGACTGGTGAGTAAATACTTTCGCAAATCTAGACGGCTGACATGAGTCTGAACTAAACTCTCGAACAGTTAGGTAATGCGATGCTTGACCTTGCAGCACGACCAAAATACATTGAAGCTCTCCGCGAAGAGATAGCCGCTAATCTTCCCGAAAATACTCAAATCACCAAACAAATACTCACCAAACTGCGAAAAATGGATTCGTTCTTGAAGGAAAGTCAGAGAATGAACCCATTGAATCTAGGTATGAagctcaatctcaattttcTCTCAGATGAATCACTAAAACATTAAATGGTAGTCACCATGAACAGAAAGATGATGGACACAGTACAGCTATCAGATGGTACAATCTTACCAAAAGGATCTTTCCTTGGTATGGCAGCCGGCTCCATCGGTTTTGATCCCAGAATCTTCGAAAATCCCGACGAATTCGACGGTTTTCGATTCGAGAAGCTCAGACAGCAAGAAGGCGCGGAAAACAAATTCCAACTAGTGACCACAGGAAAGGATAGTCTGGCTTTTGGACACGGAACTCACAGTTGTCCAGGCCGCTTTTTTGCCAGCAATGAGATTAAGACGATGCTGATCGAACTTCTGCGGAATTATGATTTTCAGCTGCTCCCTGGAACTGAAAGGccaaagaatttgaagagtGATATGAGTCTCGTTGTAGACCCAACGGCACAGATTCAAATTAAAGAGCGTTGTAGATAGTATTCTGAGTAGTCTAATAGAACAACTGTGattgaatttaattgattCAGTGGATTTTATAATGAAGCGAAAATCAATTGGAGTCTTGCTTTAATATGTTTGGACGAAAAGTACTAGCTCACGGAACAGTAAAGGGCAGTTTGACGTGGTTGGAGTGGAAATCTTGTGGTCATGTCTGAAATAGCTCTGGCATTCTCCCGCGAAATCGAGTAGGATTTATTCCTTTCGAGGTGTATCGGCATCTTTAggtttcaaaaatcaaacgggaaaatatcaatacgAGATCACTGAATAGCACGCGCAGCTCTGGGCTAGAAAACTTTCCAATGGTAGACTCTATGAAAAATTGAGActactttcaaaatatttcaattaccaacaacatcaaacacTAATTTGCTCCCAGatacttttcctttcctcaaGAGATCTATTGAACTCGCAATTCCACCCAAGCCCCCCGATTTTAGCATCGTAGGATGGGCCTTCAACCTTCCCTTCTCGATCAACTTTTCAGCAATTTTTACAAATTTTTCCGCCAGCTTCCTATCTTCAGGTTTTGCACCTCGAGCAAATTCTCCACTGAGTTCAATAGGTAAACCAAATATTGTTAGCGCGTAGCAAAAAAATGGTTTGACATCCGCACGTGACCGTTGTACCCTTGCATTGAATGGATCTAACGATACGTACTTTCCACCAGTAGCACCTATCGCCTCGTAGCAAAGACGCATTGAAGATGCCGTGGTAATACAATCAAGTGCGTATTCCAATCTATTATAGGTATACTGTTTAATCATAGCCCCGCATCCCTGCGAATGATAATCAAAGCATTTCGATGCTCCTCTCGATTGTACAAGTCCGAAATTATGAGGGGAACATACAGCAATCGGTTCATACCCAGACAGTTGTAATAATTGAATAGCCAAAGTCCCGGTGGAAGTTGACGCCCCGTAGACAAGTACCGGAATGCGCGGTGTTTCGTTATCGTTATCTGTGAGCGCGTCTCCACCACTCCACCCTCGGGGTCCGACGCGAGTTTTCTGAGGCGCTGCACTGCCTGTCCCATCTGTATTTGGCCAATTCAATGCCAAACACTCGTTTCCGTATAATGCCAAACCAGTTGTGACTATTCCCACACCGTAGCTTGCTGCATGTTGAAAATCCATGTTTTCGGGGATTTTGACTAGCAGGTCTCCGTCTGTAACGACGTACTCCGCAAATGCGCCTCCGTGAATGCTCGTAACGCCTAGTACTCGATCTCCAACAGCTAGATCCGAGTTCATGGAATCGTCGATAGCTTCCAGAACACCAGCCATGTCGTATCCGCTGATAGCTCCAGGTTTGGCCGAGAAATCAACCATTTTCCAGTCACTATGATTGAGAGCTACAGCATGTACCTTCACCAAGACTTTTCTCGATCCTGGCTCTACTGATGGCTTGGGTACGTTCTCAGTCAGCTGGAGCGTTCCAGGTCCGGTTTGAATTACTGCTTGCATGACTGAGATTGCAAAACGAGTACACTTAAAATTCTCTCTGTAgtaaacaaatcaaaaaagtcTCAATGTTGTCGATATACATCGATTCTCTCagtgaaagagaagaaatggtGCAGCAGCTGCTTTTGAATTTGCTTGAGCTGTAAGTCGGTAGTGATTTCATGGGAGCCGCAGTGACCTACTCGGATCCCGTGAGTGGAGTAGTTAAGTCAGAACACATGACAATGTACCCCCGAACCCACGTGTTATGCATTGTAAAGCTTCATCAATGAagcatatcatatcaactACTGAAACACCACATTTTCAAGATATTACATCTTTCATCTGGAATCGTTCCAACTGCAATCGTATCAACTACATCCACGACAACCGTTTCCATTTACCAATACCCAGACTTCCCTTTTTCCCCTTCAGCGTTGTGTTTAATCGTTGCATCATGGTCGTCCCAAACGAACCTATAGCCGTCATAGGCACAGGCTGTCGTTTCCCAGGTGGCGCCTCTTCACCCTCTAAACTATGGAACcttctccatcatccatACGATTTGACTCAAAAGGTTCCATCCTCACGATTCAACATCAAGGCCTTCTATCATCCCAACGGTGAACACCATGGAACCACCAACGCAACCAAATCATATTTTCTTAATGAAGACCCAACGACGTTTGATGCTCcattttttaatatcaatccaagagaagcagaagccCTTGATCCACAACAACGACTACTTTTGGAGACCGTCTATGAGGCTCTAGAAGCTGCAGGATTGTCGATCGAAGAAATGCAAGGCACTTCTACTGCAGTATACGTAGGACTCATGTGCGCCGACTATTTTGATGTTCTAATGCGAGACATTGAAGATATTCCGCAATATCTAGCAACAGGAACAGCACGCAGTATCATGTCGAATAggatttcttatttcttcGATTGGAAAGGACCCTCGATGACAATTGACACTGCATGCTCATCAAGTTTGGTTGCCGTTCATAATGCCATTTCGACACTTAGAAGTGGACAAAGTCGAACTGCTATAGCCGCTGGTGCAAACTTAATCTTTGGTCCAGAAATGTATATTGGAGAGTCAAATCTCCATATGCTTTCGCCGACGGGGAGATCTCAGATGTGGGACTCAAGAGCTGATGGATATGCACGTGGTGAGGGGACCGCGGCAATTGttttgaagactttgaagAATGCtttggaagatggagatgacattgaatatataattcgcGAGGTGCATAATTTGGTTTCCGTTTTTAATGTCTCGATGGCTAATTCGTTATGACTAGACTGGTGTAAATTCGGATGGTAAGTCGAAAGGTATCACTATGCCACTTGCTGCATCTCAAGCCGATTTAATTCGTCAAACATATGCTCGAGCTGGACTCGACTGTACAAAGCCTTCGGAAA is part of the Botrytis cinerea B05.10 chromosome 1, complete sequence genome and harbors:
- the Bcboa4 gene encoding Bcboa4; this encodes MIHFADLGAISLANSNTVIAGCIVFALYYLFQFLNSKKLNFDAPVIGDASDLRSALINGYNQCPNTPFLLPTAAHPTIILPIKYIDEIKSLPPDKISFLEEFRDRYFGHYTAFANNTEGDAVTTSVKVDLTQSIARALENMQAETELAFATELPKPKDWMSVTLYPIILRMVAKVSGRVMVGEPLCRNEKWIQISTTYTRDTFLGGRAVWARHPLFRPIYALYSPELKKVRQHYTDAAEFLRPIFNQRFKEMERDDFEKPQDMIQWMIDNSGNNAKDATFQGRCQLLISFAALHTTSGLLGNAMLDLAARPKYIEALREEIAANLPENTQITKQILTKLRKMDSFLKESQRMNPLNLVTMNRKMMDTVQLSDGTILPKGSFLGMAAGSIGFDPRIFENPDEFDGFRFEKLRQQEGAENKFQLVTTGKDSLAFGHGTHSCPGRFFASNEIKTMLIELLRNYDFQLLPGTERPKNLKSDMSLVVDPTAQIQIKERCR
- the Bcboa5 gene encoding Bcboa5 — its product is MQAVIQTGPGTLQLTENVPKPSVEPGSRKVLVKVHAVALNHSDWKMVDFSAKPGAISGYDMAGVLEAIDDSMNSDLAVGDRVLGVTSIHGGAFAEYVVTDGDLLVKIPENMDFQHAASYGVGIVTTGLALYGNECLALNWPNTDGTGSAAPQKTRVGPRGWSGGDALTDNDNETPRIPVLVYGASTSTGTLAIQLLQLSGYEPIAVCSPHNFGLVQSRGASKCFDYHSQGCGAMIKQYTYNRLEYALDCITTASSMRLCYEAIGATGGKYVSLDPFNARVQRSRADVKPFFCYALTIFGLPIELSGEFARGAKPEDRKLAEKFVKIAEKLIEKGRLKAHPTMLKSGGLGGIASSIDLLRKGKVSGSKLVFDVVGN